Proteins encoded in a region of the Flammeovirga yaeyamensis genome:
- a CDS encoding methyl-accepting chemotaxis protein — protein MALGDNIKKDRLLSKDDASAGNGRPKKFFEGAAELQKEIHQLKAKLKAFDKAALLAETAPDGTIVSCNNHFASTFGYSSKELLNEPLSKLLSPDTPQNFAESVLSILGKGETYTGTLNNVTKEGDPVWLEVTISPILDDEKRIIRYLMLGMDVTEVMSKEKEFANIQSELDSRVNIFNTAALVSETDLYGTITFANETFAKLSGYTPEELIGKPHSIVRHPANPKSLFKELWDKVQNGQIFQGTYRNLAKDGSHYWVQATIAPVLDNNGKPVKYIGVRFDVTKQIDQENEMQAVQEVISESTGVLTLDLDENIIEANDHISKILGYSSVEDIIGKQHSSLVPNEPEHLGIEKDRKKSLKRGEFYKNTFKRLDAQGRTKWLEGTYNVIKDFDGNNTKIIAYLQDVTARRLANSDNRGKIAAIDESYMRVEFDLDKTILDCNDLFAEGTGYPKEQLIGASHKMLVEESYGNSKEYEDFWAKLGRGESDKNVYKRVVAGGKEVFLQATYSPVRDHDGNIYKIVKIAEDVTARRLTNADNRGKIAAIDNSYMRVEFDLERHILDCNDLFAEGVGFSKDELIGLDHINLVDEEYGKSKEYADFWNNLRKGQFDKNVYKRKIAGGKEIWLQATYNPIKDADGNVYKVVKICEDVTERRTNNADNRGKIAAIDNSYMRVEFDLERHILDCNDLFAEGVGFTKEELIGLDHINLVDEEYGKSKDYADFWNKLRRGEFDKNVYKRKVAGGREIWLQATYNPIKDAEGNVYKIVKICEDVTERRTNNADNRGKIAAIDNSYMRVEFDLERHILDCNDLFAEGVGFSKDELIGLDHINLVDETYGKSKEYADFWDKLRKGQFDKNIYKRKVAGGKEIWLQATYNPIKDAEGNVYKVVKICEDVTERRLANADNRGKIAAIDVSYMRVEFDLNRRIIECNDMFAEVVGFSKDQLIGIDHKELVGDSYGNSQEYENFWKKLRNGNFEKGVFKRFANGGAEVWLQATYNPIRDQEGNIYKIVKIAEDVTERRLNNSENRAKIKAINEVQAVVEFDLNGYIQDCNDLFIQTTQYSKDELLGKHHRMLVEESYAKSIEYERLWEKLNQGVNDEGVYRRVRKDGSIMWLQANYNPIFDLNNQAYKVIKYATDITDQVETQRRADALKNELESRVNAFNSAALMSETDLHGTITFANETFASLSGYTVDELIGKPHNIVRHPSTPKEVFKDLWETIQSGRVFKVQYRNKKKNGGYYWVDATIAPVLDIDGKPIKFIGIRFDITEQMDNKVEKDGVDEAISKSSGVLELSMDGDVISANDTILENLEYNEGELLGVPHDTLVPVDQDATLKNKELWAKLQKGQYVVDSFKRVTKEGKEVWLEGSYNPIQDYDGNYVKIVAYLQDITQRRIQNADNRGKIAAIDASYMRVEFDLTGNIMDCNDIFSRNTEYSREELIGSHHSMFVDKVYGDSQEYKQFWEKLGRGEFDRNVYKRYTKSGKEVWLQATYNPVRDHDGNFYKVVKIAEDVTQRRLANAENRGKINAILKAQGVVEFDMNGNILTANDNFLSLTGYTLEEVQGKHHRMFVSNEDANSFEYKQFWEKLRNGEHDAGEYQRVSKTGDPVWLQATYNPIMDDDGNLFKVVKYASDVTEFKSAYVALSEFLDELAKGNFDAKIDIGNINMDSDIGRMIDNNRSLRDNLKKFINEINRVVHIAGNQGRLDERLEIAGAQGAWHELTEAFNNLLSSISEPILEFQSLTKSLSKGDLSQRFVGKSAGDIKQMADGLNDALDNLQTLLLEIEGMSNTVAGSSEAMKDKFGIMDKSTTTVVDAIQGINAGMLEQVSRTDESSQLVDQILKAADDTGNKAHVINRSAESGMESCQNGMQIVKHLVENMNAIENSAGSTSNSIEVLAKRSEEISRALTVITDIASQTNLLALNAAIEAARAGEAGRGFAVVAEEIRKLAEDSRQSAGGIEKVIQDVQKDVGLATKAIDKMEEAVKVGNGATKDASEVFKTILDSSEETLNLSKDVLEATETQKSSIDSVVQNIDKIVVVSEDTAAGTKNVAGVADEMSESVKEMGETSEQLNEVAAQLKSGVSKFKLK, from the coding sequence ATGGCACTTGGAGATAACATCAAGAAAGATCGTCTATTAAGTAAAGACGATGCCTCTGCAGGTAACGGACGTCCTAAGAAATTCTTTGAAGGAGCTGCAGAATTACAAAAAGAAATACATCAACTTAAAGCAAAATTAAAAGCATTTGATAAAGCTGCTTTACTTGCAGAAACAGCCCCCGATGGCACAATCGTTTCCTGTAATAATCATTTTGCAAGTACTTTTGGATACTCTTCCAAGGAGCTTTTAAATGAACCATTATCAAAATTACTGTCACCAGATACACCACAGAATTTTGCAGAAAGTGTTTTATCTATTCTTGGTAAAGGAGAAACCTATACAGGTACGCTCAATAATGTAACAAAAGAGGGTGACCCTGTATGGTTGGAGGTGACTATCTCTCCAATCTTAGACGATGAAAAACGTATCATACGCTACCTGATGTTAGGTATGGATGTTACTGAGGTGATGTCTAAGGAAAAAGAGTTTGCCAACATTCAATCCGAATTGGATTCAAGAGTAAATATTTTTAATACTGCAGCTTTGGTATCAGAAACTGATTTATATGGTACCATCACTTTTGCTAATGAGACCTTTGCAAAATTATCAGGTTATACTCCAGAAGAATTAATAGGTAAACCACACTCCATTGTTCGTCACCCTGCAAATCCAAAATCACTATTTAAAGAATTATGGGATAAAGTTCAGAATGGACAGATTTTCCAAGGGACGTATAGAAATTTGGCCAAAGATGGATCTCACTATTGGGTACAAGCTACCATTGCTCCAGTGCTTGATAATAATGGAAAACCTGTAAAATATATTGGGGTACGTTTCGATGTAACCAAACAAATTGATCAGGAAAATGAAATGCAAGCTGTTCAGGAAGTAATTTCTGAATCAACTGGCGTGCTAACCTTAGATCTAGATGAAAACATTATTGAGGCCAACGATCATATTTCTAAAATCTTAGGTTATTCAAGTGTTGAAGATATCATAGGTAAACAACATTCCTCATTAGTACCGAATGAACCTGAACACCTAGGTATTGAGAAAGACAGAAAGAAAAGTTTAAAAAGAGGTGAGTTTTATAAAAATACCTTTAAAAGATTAGATGCTCAAGGAAGAACAAAATGGTTGGAAGGTACTTATAATGTAATTAAAGATTTCGATGGCAATAACACAAAGATCATCGCTTACCTTCAAGATGTAACCGCTCGTCGTTTAGCCAATTCAGATAATCGCGGTAAAATCGCAGCGATTGATGAATCATACATGAGAGTAGAGTTTGATTTAGATAAAACCATTCTCGATTGTAACGATCTCTTTGCTGAGGGTACCGGTTATCCTAAAGAGCAATTAATAGGGGCTTCTCATAAAATGCTTGTTGAAGAAAGCTACGGAAATTCTAAAGAGTATGAAGATTTCTGGGCAAAGCTAGGAAGAGGTGAATCCGATAAAAACGTTTACAAAAGAGTAGTAGCTGGTGGTAAAGAAGTATTTTTACAAGCAACTTATTCACCAGTAAGAGATCATGATGGTAATATTTACAAGATTGTGAAAATTGCTGAAGATGTAACTGCAAGAAGATTGACTAACGCAGATAACCGTGGTAAGATTGCGGCTATCGATAACAGTTATATGAGAGTAGAATTTGATTTAGAACGTCATATTCTAGATTGTAACGATCTTTTTGCAGAAGGGGTAGGCTTCTCTAAAGATGAACTTATTGGACTTGATCATATCAACTTAGTTGATGAAGAATACGGCAAATCAAAAGAATATGCCGATTTCTGGAATAATCTAAGGAAAGGACAATTTGATAAGAACGTCTATAAACGTAAGATAGCAGGCGGTAAGGAAATTTGGTTGCAAGCTACTTATAACCCAATTAAAGATGCCGATGGAAATGTCTATAAAGTGGTGAAAATCTGTGAGGATGTTACTGAAAGAAGAACCAATAACGCCGATAACCGAGGTAAGATTGCCGCTATCGATAATAGTTACATGAGAGTAGAATTTGATCTGGAACGTCATATTCTCGATTGTAATGATCTTTTTGCAGAAGGTGTTGGTTTCACAAAAGAAGAATTAATTGGTTTAGACCATATTAATTTAGTTGATGAAGAATATGGTAAATCAAAGGATTATGCCGATTTCTGGAACAAATTAAGAAGAGGCGAATTTGATAAAAACGTCTACAAGCGTAAAGTAGCAGGCGGAAGAGAAATTTGGTTACAAGCCACTTATAACCCAATCAAAGATGCTGAAGGTAATGTGTACAAGATTGTAAAAATCTGTGAGGATGTTACTGAAAGAAGAACCAATAATGCAGATAACCGTGGTAAGATTGCGGCTATCGATAATAGTTACATGAGAGTAGAATTTGATTTAGAACGTCATATTCTTGATTGTAATGATTTGTTCGCAGAAGGAGTTGGTTTCTCTAAAGATGAATTGATTGGTCTCGATCATATTAATTTGGTAGATGAAACTTACGGTAAATCAAAAGAGTACGCCGATTTCTGGGATAAGTTACGAAAAGGTCAATTTGATAAAAACATCTACAAACGTAAAGTAGCAGGAGGAAAAGAAATCTGGCTACAGGCAACATACAATCCTATTAAAGATGCAGAGGGCAATGTTTATAAAGTAGTAAAAATCTGTGAGGATGTAACCGAAAGACGTTTAGCGAATGCAGACAACAGAGGTAAAATTGCCGCGATTGACGTGAGTTACATGAGAGTTGAATTTGATTTAAATAGAAGAATAATCGAATGCAACGATATGTTTGCCGAAGTGGTAGGCTTCTCAAAAGATCAATTAATAGGTATTGACCATAAAGAGTTAGTAGGCGACAGTTACGGTAACTCTCAAGAATATGAAAACTTCTGGAAAAAATTAAGAAATGGTAATTTTGAAAAAGGGGTATTCAAACGTTTTGCAAATGGAGGAGCTGAAGTTTGGTTACAAGCTACCTATAACCCAATTCGAGATCAGGAAGGAAATATCTACAAGATTGTAAAAATTGCGGAAGATGTAACCGAACGTCGATTGAATAACTCTGAAAACAGAGCCAAGATCAAAGCAATAAACGAGGTGCAAGCAGTAGTAGAGTTTGATTTAAATGGATACATTCAAGATTGTAACGATTTATTTATCCAAACAACTCAATACTCTAAAGACGAATTGCTTGGTAAACACCATAGAATGTTAGTAGAAGAAAGCTATGCTAAATCTATAGAATACGAAAGGCTATGGGAAAAACTCAACCAAGGTGTAAACGATGAAGGTGTTTATAGAAGAGTTCGAAAAGATGGATCGATCATGTGGTTACAAGCAAACTATAATCCAATATTCGACTTAAATAATCAAGCATATAAAGTAATCAAATATGCAACTGATATTACCGATCAGGTAGAGACACAAAGAAGAGCAGATGCCTTAAAGAACGAATTAGAGTCTAGAGTAAATGCCTTTAACTCTGCCGCTCTAATGTCGGAAACAGATTTGCATGGTACGATTACTTTTGCCAACGAAACATTCGCTTCTTTATCTGGATATACGGTAGATGAGTTGATTGGTAAACCTCACAACATTGTACGACATCCATCTACACCTAAAGAAGTATTTAAAGATCTTTGGGAGACCATTCAGTCAGGTAGAGTATTTAAAGTACAATACCGTAACAAGAAGAAAAATGGTGGTTATTACTGGGTAGATGCAACCATTGCACCGGTACTTGATATTGATGGAAAACCAATTAAGTTTATTGGTATTCGTTTCGATATTACGGAACAAATGGACAATAAAGTCGAAAAAGATGGTGTTGATGAAGCTATCTCGAAATCATCAGGTGTATTAGAATTAAGTATGGATGGCGATGTGATTTCTGCCAACGACACAATTTTAGAAAACTTAGAATACAACGAAGGAGAACTTCTTGGAGTTCCTCACGATACACTTGTTCCAGTAGATCAGGATGCCACCCTCAAAAATAAAGAGCTGTGGGCAAAATTACAGAAAGGACAATATGTAGTAGATTCCTTTAAACGTGTGACCAAAGAAGGCAAAGAAGTTTGGCTGGAAGGTTCTTACAATCCAATTCAAGATTACGATGGAAACTACGTGAAGATTGTCGCTTACTTACAGGATATTACTCAAAGAAGAATTCAAAATGCAGATAACCGTGGTAAGATTGCAGCCATTGATGCTTCCTACATGCGTGTAGAGTTTGATTTGACTGGTAATATCATGGACTGTAACGATATCTTTAGTAGAAATACGGAATACAGTAGAGAAGAATTAATCGGTTCTCACCATAGTATGTTTGTTGATAAGGTCTATGGCGATTCTCAAGAATACAAGCAGTTCTGGGAGAAACTCGGAAGAGGAGAGTTCGATAGAAATGTATATAAACGATATACTAAATCTGGAAAAGAGGTATGGTTACAAGCCACCTATAACCCAGTACGAGACCATGATGGTAACTTCTATAAAGTAGTAAAAATTGCAGAGGATGTAACACAAAGACGTTTAGCCAATGCAGAAAACCGAGGTAAGATTAACGCCATCCTCAAGGCACAAGGAGTGGTAGAGTTCGATATGAATGGAAACATTCTTACAGCCAATGATAACTTCTTATCTCTAACAGGTTATACTTTGGAAGAGGTACAAGGTAAACACCATAGAATGTTTGTAAGTAACGAAGATGCCAATAGCTTCGAGTACAAACAGTTCTGGGAGAAACTTAGAAATGGTGAACACGATGCGGGTGAATATCAAAGAGTAAGTAAAACAGGAGATCCTGTTTGGCTACAAGCTACCTATAACCCAATTATGGACGATGACGGTAACTTATTCAAAGTAGTAAAATACGCATCAGACGTCACAGAGTTTAAATCAGCATATGTAGCACTATCCGAATTCCTGGATGAGCTAGCTAAAGGTAATTTCGATGCGAAGATAGATATTGGTAATATCAATATGGACTCTGATATTGGTCGTATGATTGATAATAACCGATCATTAAGAGATAACCTGAAGAAGTTTATTAACGAGATTAACCGAGTAGTACATATTGCCGGTAATCAAGGACGATTGGATGAACGACTAGAGATTGCTGGTGCACAAGGAGCATGGCATGAATTGACCGAAGCCTTTAACAACTTACTAAGCTCTATTTCTGAACCAATTTTAGAATTCCAATCACTAACGAAGAGTTTATCGAAAGGAGATCTTTCACAACGATTCGTGGGTAAATCAGCCGGTGATATTAAACAAATGGCTGATGGTCTAAACGACGCCCTAGACAACCTTCAGACACTACTATTAGAAATTGAAGGAATGTCGAATACGGTAGCAGGATCATCAGAGGCCATGAAAGATAAGTTCGGTATCATGGATAAATCAACAACCACAGTGGTAGACGCCATTCAAGGAATTAACGCTGGTATGTTGGAACAGGTATCTAGAACGGACGAATCTTCTCAGTTGGTAGATCAGATTTTGAAAGCAGCCGATGATACAGGGAATAAGGCACATGTCATTAACCGATCGGCTGAATCTGGTATGGAATCTTGTCAGAACGGTATGCAGATTGTCAAACACTTGGTAGAAAACATGAATGCGATAGAAAACTCGGCAGGGTCTACATCCAATTCAATTGAAGTCTTGGCAAAACGATCAGAAGAGATCTCAAGAGCACTAACAGTAATTACTGATATCGCCTCACAAACCAATCTACTCGCCCTAAACGCAGCAATTGAGGCCGCAAGAGCCGGTGAAGCAGGTAGAGGTTTCGCAGTTGTAGCCGAAGAGATTAGGAAACTTGCAGAGGATTCAAGACAATCAGCCGGTGGTATTGAGAAGGTAATTCAAGACGTTCAAAAAGACGTTGGATTAGCAACGAAAGCCATAGACAAAATGGAAGAAGCAGTAAAAGTCGGAAACGGTGCAACGAAAGACGCTTCTGAAGTATTTAAAACAATTCTTGATTCATCTGAAGAAACACTTAACCTATCAAAAGATGTATTGGAAGCGACAGAAACGCAAAAGTCATCTATTGACTCAGTCGTACAAAACATCGATAAGATTGTAGTGGTATCTGAAGACACGGCAGCAGGAACCAAAAACGTGGCCGGTGTTGCAGATGAAATGTCAGAATCTGTAAAAGAAATGGGTGAAACTTCGGAACAATTGAACGAAGTGGCTGCTCAGCTGAAATCAGGTGTAAGTAAATTTAAATTGAAATAA